A genome region from Equus caballus isolate H_3958 breed thoroughbred chromosome 19, TB-T2T, whole genome shotgun sequence includes the following:
- the LOC102147459 gene encoding ral guanine nucleotide dissociation stimulator isoform X5, protein MQDPEEGSGSQKARRENLWRRCGRWLSSHAPHRWTFGRRSSQSVTQEMGQQLSHDALDSTTLQEGKVPHAAKRGQGRLRAENPSPAKSKASRLVWTVQAGRRQKRVEHLVPAFLEGDTAYVHSFLSTYRGFATTRQVLELLFQRYGCVLAYGDEDGGPLDQLKKAISFILGAWLRWYPEDFIQPPDVPSLELLLAYIGLNMPGSELEHRARVLLSRLEQPEHTDAKTEAAAPPKDAEDPEDPAPSLPLGPSPAPSRTGILRATAGSRPSASTGSIPATTLSS, encoded by the exons atgcaggatccagaagag ggctctggttcccagaaagcccggagggagaacctttggagacgttgtggacgctggctcagctcccacgccccccaccgctggacctttggcaggaggtcctctcag agcgtcactcaggagatgggccagcagctgagccacgacgccctcgactccaccaccctgcaggaagggaaggtgccccacgctgccaagcgaggccagggccggctcagg gctgaaaatccatccccagcgaagagcaaagcgtcccgcctggtgtggaccgtccaggctggaaggcggcagaagcgagtggagcacctggtgcccgccttcctggagggcgacactgcctacgtccacagcttcctgagcacgtatagaggttttgccaccacacgacaggtgctggagctcctgtttcaaag atacggttgtgtccttgcctatggcgatgaggacggcggacccctagaccaactcaaaaa ggccatctccttcattctgggcgcctggctccgatggtaccctgaggattttatccagcccccagatgttcccagcctggaactgctcttggcctacatcggtctcaatatgcccggctcggagctggagcaccgcgcccgcgttcttctttcccggctggagcagcctgagcacactgatgccaagactgagg ctgcagctccaccgaaagacgcggaagaccctgaagatccggcaccgtctctccctctcgggcccagcccagctccgagccgcacaggcatcttgcgagccacagccggctcaagaccttcagcaagcactggcagcatcccagccactaccctcagctcctga
- the LOC102147459 gene encoding ral guanine nucleotide dissociation stimulator isoform X4 — MQDPEEVRKRTCFCVSLKAGTSAAPRPSREPVRRGSGSQKARRENLWRRCGRWLSSHAPHRWTFGRRSSQSVTQEMGQQLSHDALDSTTLQEGKVPHAAKRGQGRLRAENPSPAKSKASRLVWTVQAGRRQKRVEHLVPAFLEGDTAYVHSFLSTYRGFATTRQVLELLFQRAISFILGAWLRWYPEDFIQPPDVPSLELLLAYIGLNMPGSELEHRARVLLSRLEQPEHTDAKTEAAAPPKDAEDPEDPAPSLPLGPSPAPSRTGILRATAGSRPSASTGSIPATTLSS; from the exons atgcaggatccagaagaggtaaggaagaggacttgtttctgcgtcagtctcaaagctgggacctcggccgcacccagaccctctagggagcctgtgagacgg ggctctggttcccagaaagcccggagggagaacctttggagacgttgtggacgctggctcagctcccacgccccccaccgctggacctttggcaggaggtcctctcag agcgtcactcaggagatgggccagcagctgagccacgacgccctcgactccaccaccctgcaggaagggaaggtgccccacgctgccaagcgaggccagggccggctcagg gctgaaaatccatccccagcgaagagcaaagcgtcccgcctggtgtggaccgtccaggctggaaggcggcagaagcgagtggagcacctggtgcccgccttcctggagggcgacactgcctacgtccacagcttcctgagcacgtatagaggttttgccaccacacgacaggtgctggagctcctgtttcaaag ggccatctccttcattctgggcgcctggctccgatggtaccctgaggattttatccagcccccagatgttcccagcctggaactgctcttggcctacatcggtctcaatatgcccggctcggagctggagcaccgcgcccgcgttcttctttcccggctggagcagcctgagcacactgatgccaagactgagg ctgcagctccaccgaaagacgcggaagaccctgaagatccggcaccgtctctccctctcgggcccagcccagctccgagccgcacaggcatcttgcgagccacagccggctcaagaccttcagcaagcactggcagcatcccagccactaccctcagctcctga
- the LOC102147459 gene encoding ral guanine nucleotide dissociation stimulator isoform X3, whose amino-acid sequence MALDRDPEEVRKRTCFCVSLKAGTSAAPRPSREPVRRGSGSQKARRENLWRRCGRWLSSHAPHRWTFGRRSSQSVTQEMGQQLSHDALDSTTLQEGKVPHAAKRGQGRLRAENPSPAKSKASRLVWTVQAGRRQKRVEHLVPAFLEGDTAYVHSFLSTYRGFATTRQVLELLFQRAISFILGAWLRWYPEDFIQPPDVPSLELLLAYIGLNMPGSELEHRARVLLSRLEQPEHTDAKTEAAAPPKDAEDPEDPAPSLPLGPSPAPSRTGILRATAGSRPSASTGSIPATTLSS is encoded by the exons atggccctcgacagg gatccagaagaggtaaggaagaggacttgtttctgcgtcagtctcaaagctgggacctcggccgcacccagaccctctagggagcctgtgagacgg ggctctggttcccagaaagcccggagggagaacctttggagacgttgtggacgctggctcagctcccacgccccccaccgctggacctttggcaggaggtcctctcag agcgtcactcaggagatgggccagcagctgagccacgacgccctcgactccaccaccctgcaggaagggaaggtgccccacgctgccaagcgaggccagggccggctcagg gctgaaaatccatccccagcgaagagcaaagcgtcccgcctggtgtggaccgtccaggctggaaggcggcagaagcgagtggagcacctggtgcccgccttcctggagggcgacactgcctacgtccacagcttcctgagcacgtatagaggttttgccaccacacgacaggtgctggagctcctgtttcaaag ggccatctccttcattctgggcgcctggctccgatggtaccctgaggattttatccagcccccagatgttcccagcctggaactgctcttggcctacatcggtctcaatatgcccggctcggagctggagcaccgcgcccgcgttcttctttcccggctggagcagcctgagcacactgatgccaagactgagg ctgcagctccaccgaaagacgcggaagaccctgaagatccggcaccgtctctccctctcgggcccagcccagctccgagccgcacaggcatcttgcgagccacagccggctcaagaccttcagcaagcactggcagcatcccagccactaccctcagctcctga
- the LOC102147459 gene encoding ral guanine nucleotide dissociation stimulator isoform X6, which yields MQDPEEGSGSQKARRENLWRRCGRWLSSHAPHRWTFGRRSSQSVTQEMGQQLSHDALDSTTLQEGKVPHAAKRGQGRLRAENPSPAKSKASRLVWTVQAGRRQKRVEHLVPAFLEGDTAYVHSFLSTYRGFATTRQVLELLFQRAISFILGAWLRWYPEDFIQPPDVPSLELLLAYIGLNMPGSELEHRARVLLSRLEQPEHTDAKTEAAAPPKDAEDPEDPAPSLPLGPSPAPSRTGILRATAGSRPSASTGSIPATTLSS from the exons atgcaggatccagaagag ggctctggttcccagaaagcccggagggagaacctttggagacgttgtggacgctggctcagctcccacgccccccaccgctggacctttggcaggaggtcctctcag agcgtcactcaggagatgggccagcagctgagccacgacgccctcgactccaccaccctgcaggaagggaaggtgccccacgctgccaagcgaggccagggccggctcagg gctgaaaatccatccccagcgaagagcaaagcgtcccgcctggtgtggaccgtccaggctggaaggcggcagaagcgagtggagcacctggtgcccgccttcctggagggcgacactgcctacgtccacagcttcctgagcacgtatagaggttttgccaccacacgacaggtgctggagctcctgtttcaaag ggccatctccttcattctgggcgcctggctccgatggtaccctgaggattttatccagcccccagatgttcccagcctggaactgctcttggcctacatcggtctcaatatgcccggctcggagctggagcaccgcgcccgcgttcttctttcccggctggagcagcctgagcacactgatgccaagactgagg ctgcagctccaccgaaagacgcggaagaccctgaagatccggcaccgtctctccctctcgggcccagcccagctccgagccgcacaggcatcttgcgagccacagccggctcaagaccttcagcaagcactggcagcatcccagccactaccctcagctcctga
- the LOC102147459 gene encoding ral guanine nucleotide dissociation stimulator isoform X1: MALDRDPEEVRKRTCFCVSLKAGTSAAPRPSREPVRRGSGSQKARRENLWRRCGRWLSSHAPHRWTFGRRSSQSVTQEMGQQLSHDALDSTTLQEGKVPHAAKRGQGRLRAENPSPAKSKASRLVWTVQAGRRQKRVEHLVPAFLEGDTAYVHSFLSTYRGFATTRQVLELLFQRYGCVLAYGDEDGGPLDQLKKAISFILGAWLRWYPEDFIQPPDVPSLELLLAYIGLNMPGSELEHRARVLLSRLEQPEHTDAKTEAAAPPKDAEDPEDPAPSLPLGPSPAPSRTGILRATAGSRPSASTGSIPATTLSS, translated from the exons atggccctcgacagg gatccagaagaggtaaggaagaggacttgtttctgcgtcagtctcaaagctgggacctcggccgcacccagaccctctagggagcctgtgagacgg ggctctggttcccagaaagcccggagggagaacctttggagacgttgtggacgctggctcagctcccacgccccccaccgctggacctttggcaggaggtcctctcag agcgtcactcaggagatgggccagcagctgagccacgacgccctcgactccaccaccctgcaggaagggaaggtgccccacgctgccaagcgaggccagggccggctcagg gctgaaaatccatccccagcgaagagcaaagcgtcccgcctggtgtggaccgtccaggctggaaggcggcagaagcgagtggagcacctggtgcccgccttcctggagggcgacactgcctacgtccacagcttcctgagcacgtatagaggttttgccaccacacgacaggtgctggagctcctgtttcaaag atacggttgtgtccttgcctatggcgatgaggacggcggacccctagaccaactcaaaaa ggccatctccttcattctgggcgcctggctccgatggtaccctgaggattttatccagcccccagatgttcccagcctggaactgctcttggcctacatcggtctcaatatgcccggctcggagctggagcaccgcgcccgcgttcttctttcccggctggagcagcctgagcacactgatgccaagactgagg ctgcagctccaccgaaagacgcggaagaccctgaagatccggcaccgtctctccctctcgggcccagcccagctccgagccgcacaggcatcttgcgagccacagccggctcaagaccttcagcaagcactggcagcatcccagccactaccctcagctcctga
- the LOC102147459 gene encoding ral guanine nucleotide dissociation stimulator isoform X2, whose protein sequence is MQDPEEVRKRTCFCVSLKAGTSAAPRPSREPVRRGSGSQKARRENLWRRCGRWLSSHAPHRWTFGRRSSQSVTQEMGQQLSHDALDSTTLQEGKVPHAAKRGQGRLRAENPSPAKSKASRLVWTVQAGRRQKRVEHLVPAFLEGDTAYVHSFLSTYRGFATTRQVLELLFQRYGCVLAYGDEDGGPLDQLKKAISFILGAWLRWYPEDFIQPPDVPSLELLLAYIGLNMPGSELEHRARVLLSRLEQPEHTDAKTEAAAPPKDAEDPEDPAPSLPLGPSPAPSRTGILRATAGSRPSASTGSIPATTLSS, encoded by the exons atgcaggatccagaagaggtaaggaagaggacttgtttctgcgtcagtctcaaagctgggacctcggccgcacccagaccctctagggagcctgtgagacgg ggctctggttcccagaaagcccggagggagaacctttggagacgttgtggacgctggctcagctcccacgccccccaccgctggacctttggcaggaggtcctctcag agcgtcactcaggagatgggccagcagctgagccacgacgccctcgactccaccaccctgcaggaagggaaggtgccccacgctgccaagcgaggccagggccggctcagg gctgaaaatccatccccagcgaagagcaaagcgtcccgcctggtgtggaccgtccaggctggaaggcggcagaagcgagtggagcacctggtgcccgccttcctggagggcgacactgcctacgtccacagcttcctgagcacgtatagaggttttgccaccacacgacaggtgctggagctcctgtttcaaag atacggttgtgtccttgcctatggcgatgaggacggcggacccctagaccaactcaaaaa ggccatctccttcattctgggcgcctggctccgatggtaccctgaggattttatccagcccccagatgttcccagcctggaactgctcttggcctacatcggtctcaatatgcccggctcggagctggagcaccgcgcccgcgttcttctttcccggctggagcagcctgagcacactgatgccaagactgagg ctgcagctccaccgaaagacgcggaagaccctgaagatccggcaccgtctctccctctcgggcccagcccagctccgagccgcacaggcatcttgcgagccacagccggctcaagaccttcagcaagcactggcagcatcccagccactaccctcagctcctga
- the LOC138918921 gene encoding ral guanine nucleotide dissociation stimulator-like isoform X1 has product MFSCFLPPDQGSGSQKARRENLWRRCGRWLSSHAPHRWTFGRRSSQSVTQEMGQQLSHDALDSTTLQEGKVPHAAKRGQGRLRAENPSPAKSKASRLVWTVQAGRRQKRVEHLVPAFLEGDTAYVHSFLCTYRGFATTRQLLELLFQRYGCVLAYGDEDGGPLDQLKKAISFILGAWLRWYPEDFIQPPDVPSLELLLAYIGLNMPGSELEHRARVLLSRLEQPEHTDAKTEAAAPPKDAEDPEDPAPSLPLGPSPAPSRTGILRATAGSRPSASTGSIPATTLSS; this is encoded by the exons atgttctcctgctttctcccgcctgaccagggctctggttcccagaaagcccggagggagaacctttggagacgttgtggacgctggctcagctcccacgccccccaccgctggacctttggcaggaggtcctctcag agcgtcactcaggagatgggccagcagctgagccacgacgccctcgactccaccaccctgcaggaagggaaggtgccccacgctgccaagcgaggccagggccggctcagg gctgaaaatccatccccagcgaagagcaaagcgtcccgcctggtgtggaccgtccaggctggaaggcggcagaagcgagtggagcacctggtgcccgccttcctggagggcgacaccgcctacgtccacagcttcctgtgcacgtatagaggttttgccaccacacgacagctgctggagcttctgtttcaaag atacggttgtgtccttgcctatggcgatgaggacggcggacccctagaccaactcaaaaa ggccatctccttcattctgggcgcctggctccgatggtaccctgaggattttatccagcccccagatgttcccagcctggaactgctcttggcctacatcggtctcaatatgcccggctcggagctggagcaccgcgcccgcgttcttctttcccggctggagcagcctgagcacactgatgccaagactgagg ctgcagctccaccgaaagacgcggaagaccctgaagatccggcaccgtctctccctctcgggcccagcccagctccgagccgcacaggcatcttgcgagccacagccggctcaagaccttcagcaagcactggcagcatcccagccactaccctcagctcctga
- the LOC138918920 gene encoding ral guanine nucleotide dissociation stimulator-like, with protein sequence MFSCFLPPDRGSGSQKARRENLWRRCGRWLSSHAPHRWTFGRRSSQSVTQEMGQQLSHDALDSTTLQEGKVPHAAKRGQGRLRAENPSPAKSKASRLVWTVQAGRRQKRVEHLVPAFLEGDTAYVHSFLCTYRGFATTRQLLELLFQRYGCVLAYGDEDGGPLDQLKKAISFILGAWLRWYPEDFIQPPDVPSLELLLAYIGLNMPGSELEHRARVLLSRLEQPEHTDAKTEAAAPPKDAEDPEDPAPSLPLGPSPAPSRTGILRATAGSRPSASTGSIPATTLSS encoded by the exons atgttctcctgctttctcccgcctgaccggggctctggttcccagaaagcccggagggagaacctttggagacgttgtggacgctggctcagctcccacgccccccaccgctggacctttggcaggaggtcctctcag agcgtcactcaggagatgggccagcagctgagccacgacgccctcgactccaccaccctgcaggaagggaaggtgccccacgctgccaagcgaggccagggccggctcagg gctgaaaatccatccccagcgaagagcaaagcgtcccgcctggtgtggaccgtccaggctggaaggcggcagaagcgagtggagcacctggtgcccgccttcctggagggcgacaccgcctacgtccacagcttcctgtgcacgtatagaggttttgccaccacacgacagctgctggagcttctgtttcaaag atacggttgtgtccttgcctatggcgatgaggacggcggacccctagaccaactcaaaaa ggccatctccttcattctgggcgcctggctccgatggtaccctgaggattttatccagcccccagatgttcccagcctggaactgctcttggcctacatcggtctcaatatgcccggctcggagctggagcaccgcgcccgcgttcttctttcccggctggagcagcctgagcacactgatgccaagactgagg ctgcagctccaccgaaagacgcggaagaccctgaagatccggcaccgtctctccctctcgggcccagcccagctccgagccgcacaggcatcttgcgagccacagccggctcaagaccttcagcaagcactggcagcatcccagccactaccctcagctcctga
- the LOC138918921 gene encoding ral guanine nucleotide dissociation stimulator-like isoform X2, with product MFSCFLPPDQGSGSQKARRENLWRRCGRWLSSHAPHRWTFGRRSSQSVTQEMGQQLSHDALDSTTLQEGKVPHAAKRGQGRLRAENPSPAKSKASRLVWTVQAGRRQKRVEHLVPAFLEGDTAYVHSFLCTYRGFATTRQLLELLFQRAISFILGAWLRWYPEDFIQPPDVPSLELLLAYIGLNMPGSELEHRARVLLSRLEQPEHTDAKTEAAAPPKDAEDPEDPAPSLPLGPSPAPSRTGILRATAGSRPSASTGSIPATTLSS from the exons atgttctcctgctttctcccgcctgaccagggctctggttcccagaaagcccggagggagaacctttggagacgttgtggacgctggctcagctcccacgccccccaccgctggacctttggcaggaggtcctctcag agcgtcactcaggagatgggccagcagctgagccacgacgccctcgactccaccaccctgcaggaagggaaggtgccccacgctgccaagcgaggccagggccggctcagg gctgaaaatccatccccagcgaagagcaaagcgtcccgcctggtgtggaccgtccaggctggaaggcggcagaagcgagtggagcacctggtgcccgccttcctggagggcgacaccgcctacgtccacagcttcctgtgcacgtatagaggttttgccaccacacgacagctgctggagcttctgtttcaaag ggccatctccttcattctgggcgcctggctccgatggtaccctgaggattttatccagcccccagatgttcccagcctggaactgctcttggcctacatcggtctcaatatgcccggctcggagctggagcaccgcgcccgcgttcttctttcccggctggagcagcctgagcacactgatgccaagactgagg ctgcagctccaccgaaagacgcggaagaccctgaagatccggcaccgtctctccctctcgggcccagcccagctccgagccgcacaggcatcttgcgagccacagccggctcaagaccttcagcaagcactggcagcatcccagccactaccctcagctcctga